Proteins encoded in a region of the Podarcis muralis chromosome 2, rPodMur119.hap1.1, whole genome shotgun sequence genome:
- the LOC144326060 gene encoding uncharacterized protein LOC144326060: MEGGRWTVDLVRLSPASLPTTSEHSLPGPLQKSDSQTGEEDESQNSMEPPVNLCERTKKLRIQQQTHKGEKLFDCTECGKSFSRSGKLRIHQQTHTGEKPFKCIECGKSFSRNDALRIHQRTHTGKKPFKCIECGKCFSRSENLRRHQRTHTGEKPFKCIECGKSFSESGAFRIHQRTHTGEKPFKCVDCGKSFSRSGTLKSHQRSHIGEKPFKCIECGKSFSHNGALKLHEQIHTGEKPFKCMQCGKSFSRNGTLKIHQRTHTGEKPFKCIECGKSFSQSGDLRIHQRTHTGEKPFQCMQCGKSFSHNGALKLHEQIHTGEKPFKCMQCGKSFSRNGALKVHQRTHTGEKPFKCIECGKSFSRYEILRIHQRTHTGEKPFKCIECGNSFSRSETLRIHQRTHTGEKPFKCMQCGKSFSHNGALKVHQQTHTGEKLFKCIECRKCFSRYEILRIHQRTHTGEKPFKCIECGNSFSRSETLRIHQQTHTGEKPFKCMQCGKSFRRNGALKVHEQIHTGEKPFKCIECGKCFSQYEILRRHQQTHTGEKPFKCIECGNSFSRSETLRIHQRTHTGEKPFKCMECGKSFSRSGHLRRHQLTHTQ, translated from the exons atggaaggaggaagatggacggttgacctggtcaggctgtctcccgcatccctccccacaacctctgagcattccctcccaggacccttgcagaaatctg actcccaaacaggtgaggaagatgaaaGTCAGAATTCTATGGAGCCACCAGTGAATTTATGCGAAAGAACAAAGAAATTGAGGATACAACAACAAACTCACAAAGGAGAGAAACTATTTGATTgtacggaatgtggaaagagcttcagtcgaagtggaaaacttagaatacaccaacaaactcacacaggggagaaaccatttaaatgtattgaatgtggaaagagcttcagtcgaaatgATGCACtaagaatacaccaacgaactcacacggggaagaaaccttttaaatgtattgaatgtggaaagtgcttcagtagaagtgaaaatcttagaagacatcaacgaactcacacgggggagaaaccatttaaatgtattgaatgtggaaagagcttcagtgaaagtggagcatttagaatacatcaacgaactcacacgggggagaaaccatttaaatgtgtggactgtggaaagagcttcagtcgaagtggcACACTTAAAAGTCATCAGCGAAGTCAtataggagagaaaccatttaaatgtattgaatgtggaaagagcttcagtcataacggagcacttaaactacatgaacaaattcacacgggggagaaaccatttaaatgtatgcagtgtggaaagagcttcagtcgtaacGGAACACTtaaaatacaccaacgaactcacacgggggagaaaccatttaaatgtattgaatgtggaaagagcttcagtcaaagtggagatcttagaatacaccaacgaactcacacgggagagaaaccatttcaatgtatgcagtgtggaaagagcttcagtcataacggagcacttaaactacatgaacaaattcacacgggggagaaaccatttaaatgtatgcagtgtggaaagagcttcagtcgtaacggagcacttaaagtacaccaacgaactcacacgggcgagaaaccatttaaatgtattgaatgtggaaagagcttcagtcgatatgaaatccttagaatacatcaaagaactcacactggggagaaaccatttaaatgtattgaatgtggaaatagcttcagtcgtagtgaaacacttagaatacatcaacgaactcacacgggagagaaaccatttaaatgtatgcagtgtggaaagagcttcagtcataacggagcacttaaagtacaccaacaaactcacacgggggagaaactatttaaatgtattgaatgtagaaagtgcttcagtcgatatgaaatccttagaattcatcaaagaactcacactggggagaaaccatttaaatgtattgaatgtggaaatagcttcagtcgtagtgaaacacttagaatacatcaacaaactcacacaggagaaaaaccatttaaatgtatgcagtgtggaaagagcttcaggcgtaacggagcacttaaagtacatgaacaaattcacacgggggagaaaccatttaaatgtattgaatgtggaaagtgcttcagtcaataTGAaatccttagaagacatcaacaaactcacactggggagaaaccatttaaatgtattgaatgtggaaatagcttcagtcgtagtgaaacacttagaatacatcaacgaactcacacaggagaaaaaccatttaaatgtatggagtgtggaaagagcttcagtcgaagtggacaccttagaagacatcagctAACTCACACACAATGA